The bacterium genome contains the following window.
CAACGAATGAAGAAACGATTTTCCCAAATGCAGCACCGATAATGATACCGATTGCCATATCGAGAACATTTCCACGCATAGCAAATTGTTTAAATTCTTGTAACATTTTCATAGATGCACTCCGATAATTTTTAGTTTGAAAGGAAAAAACTAACCGAAATTTACAAAATCAGTGCGACAAAAAAAGCAATTTAAAGTTAGATGTCTAACAATCTTCTATGATAATTAATCTGTCCGAGATGGTAGTTGAGATGTGCGGCCATATGAGTGAGCAGATATTCTGTTGTCATTTCATAACCAAAGACATTGATAGGATAGATTTTTTGAAGATCATCTTCGCTTAATTTGGCAAATGTTTCTTGTAAAACCTTCGATGTCGATTCAATTTCAGCCACTAGTTCACGAATAGGAACATCCTTCTTGCTGAATTCTGCATCACGATTTCTTACATAACCGGAATCACCGAGAACGGCACCAACGAAATGCTGAAGATTTCCGCAGAGATGCAGACAAAGATTTCCCGCTGAGTTTTTAATGTCTCCGGAAATTTTCCAAACGATTTTTTCATCTTTGTAGGAAGTTATTTCTGTTTTTAGTTTTTCGAGATCGCGGATGAAGAGTTTTGTTAATGTTTCTATCATAATTTGATTTTTAGTTGTGCCAAGAATTACCATCATCGGTTGACCTAATAAAATTACCCCAAATTGTTCCTGCATACAAATAACCGAGCCGATCTTTCATATATGATATCGCTACTGTATCCACGGTATGCGTCCAGGATTCTCCATCATCGGATGTAGAAAAAATTCCATACCCAGTGCCAATAAATAATTTATTTATCCTATTCGTTATATATTGTGTTGTAGAAGCTGTGCCAAGACCAGAGAGACTCCACGATTTTCCCCCATCAACTGATTTGTGAATTCCGCCACCCCCATATATACTACTTGATACTCCACCGGCAAAAAGCATTGAATTGTGTGAATAGAAGGAAGCTACATGAATTTGATATCCAGTTGAGTCCCATGTAATACCCCTATCAGAAGAGTATAATATTTGTCCTGGGAAATCGAACGAAATTCCTATAATGATAGAACTAGTATCAGGGAAAAAGACATCAAAGATATGATTATCAGTATATAACACTTCCCATGTATTTCCTTTATCTGATGATTTATGCAAACCATCTCCTGCAACGTAAATATTTCCATATAAATCTTCTTCGAATTGGTGAATTAATGTCATCGTAGAACTTAAGGAAATCCACGTATTTCCATTATCCGATGAACGAAGTATATGGGAATTTCCAGATTTGATATATGAAATGAATACGTAATCATCTGAAGTTATTTTAATCTCTGTTACACTTGTAATTGAATCGATTAACAAAGTTTGCGAATGCCAGGTGCTTCCTCGATCTGTTGAAATAAACAGGCCCTCATGAGTTGCTGCAAAAAAATCTCCTTGCGAGTTAATGCCTATTTCATTTATATAGCCACCCGGTGGATTGGTTATATCATTTAATTCTTCTTCGGGAGGATTTGTCGAATCTTCAGTACAAAATGTTAGAATCAAAACTGTTATTAATGAGAGCAGAATAAAAGATAGTTTATGAGATTTCAAGTTTTTACCTTAAAATTATTTACCAAGTATAAATAAGGAGACGGGTCATTGATCCGTCTCTACAATTTTCAATTATGCTTTCAACCTTACCGGTCCTGCTTTCTTCACTTCCTCCGCAGTTCCATCAGCAAATAGTTTGAAGTTTTCTACAAATCGTGCTGCGAGAGCATCGTATTTTTTCCAGTATTCGTCTTTGTTTCCCCAACTGTTAGATGGTTCGAGAACATCTTCGGGAACATCTGGACAAGAGAGAGGTACTTCAAATCCGAACAATTTATCTTTTCTGTATTTAACAGTGTCCAACTTTCCAT
Protein-coding sequences here:
- a CDS encoding DinB family protein, whose amino-acid sequence is MIETLTKLFIRDLEKLKTEITSYKDEKIVWKISGDIKNSAGNLCLHLCGNLQHFVGAVLGDSGYVRNRDAEFSKKDVPIRELVAEIESTSKVLQETFAKLSEDDLQKIYPINVFGYEMTTEYLLTHMAAHLNYHLGQINYHRRLLDI